GCCGCACCGCCTCGATCGGCTCGACCTCGTCGCGGATGCCGTGGTGGATCTGCATCGGCGGATGCCCCGGCCGCACGAATTCGATGAGCGAATACTCGACCAGCCGGCCCGCCGCGATGCCGATCTGCTGTTCCAGGCGGCGCCGCATGGCCGGCGCGAGGGCGCCAAGGTCCAGTCCCGCGGGATTGAGGGTCACCACGCCCGCGACGCCGGGCGTGGGCGCGGTCATCGCCGCGACCAGCGCGAGATGAGCCCCGGCCGAACTGCCGCCCGAGGCCAAGTGACGCGCTTCGAGCCCGCGCGACGCGGCCAGCCGGCCGAACCGTTCGACCGCGCGCCGCACGTCGGCGATGCAGTCGTCGATGCTGACCGCGCCACGACCGAGCAGCCGATACCCGGCTGAGACGGCGAAGATCCCGTGCGCGGCCAGTCGCCGGCAGTGCGGGGCGAGCCCGGCCGCCGAGCCTTCGCGCAGGGCGCCGCCATGGAACAGGACGACGCCGGCACGCGGTCTCGTGCCAACCGGCTCGAACACCAGCAGGGGCAGCTCCCTGCCGTCGGCGGCCGAGGTACGAATGTTCCGGCGACCACCTGGCGTACCGGAGGGCTTCGACATGCGCCTATCCATTCCTACGTGGCTGACGACCCCGCCCGTTCATCGCAACCGGACCGCTTCGAAGTAACTGAACCGGACATCAGCCGGCGCACCGGCGGCATCGCCGAAGGCGAATGCGTGCAGCCCTACCGGGCCAGGCCCGAGTGGGTCACCGGCGCCGTCACTGCTCTGCGCCGACAGGACCACATCACCGTTGATGGACATGGTCAGTTGTACCCCGCCTGCGGCATCTCGGCAGTCGACGGTCATGGTGTTCTCGCGAGTGACATCGAAGCCAGGAATGTTGGTCTGAGCCAGAGCCAGCTCGTAACCGTTCTTGATGTACGCATCTCCCGCGTGAGTCACGCTGAACTCATACTGTCGGCTGTTGTCCGCGATGCCCCGGCACCAGATACCCCATCCGCCCTGGCCGGCCTCCAGGTGCGCCTTGGCCGAGATTCGCACGCCGGCCGGAACCGGGTGAATCGGTGCGGTGATCCATTTGGCGAAGCCCGGGTTGGGCTGAATTCGCAGTTGTCCCAATTCGTAGCGCGCGGTGCCACGTTCGTTGTCATGCCCGACCTGCCAGCCGCGATCAGCGGTGTGGAAGTTCTCTTCGAGCAGCAGATCATCATCGGTTGATCGACTTGTACCTGAGGTTCGCGAACCAGCCGTGTTCGGCGACATCGGTTGACGCCCGGCGCTCCCGCCGCTGTTCATCGGAGGCAAGAATACGAGCGCCGTCGCGACCAGGATGAGCAACACGCCAGAGCCAGCGACGATCAACTTACCGCGACCACGCAACATGCCGGCCAGTGTGACCATTACACCGGCGACCCCGATGATCAATCCTGCCAGCTCCATGGCACATCCGCAGTACCCCTCATCCGGCTTTCTGCGATTCTAAGAACGCGCCGCAAGCCTTCCCTCAGAGAATGGTTTGCCGCCGCTCAGAACCATGTCTCCCGCATGTCCAGCGTGGTGCGGTCCAGGCTCTCCAGCAGGTCGAACTGGGCCGTCACCGTGGGCAGCTCCCATCGGTAGAAGTAGCGCGCCGCCGCCCGCTTCCCGGCGCAGAACTCGTCCGCCGGTGACCCCGACGCCTCCACCGCCAGCACCTGCTCCAGCCACATCCACGCGATCACCACGTGCCCGACCGCCGCCAGATAGACCGAGGCGTTCGCCAGCGCCAGCTCCGGGTCACCGGGTGCCCACAACCGCCGCGTCACCACCGCGATCCGGTCCACCGCCGTGGCGAGCCGCCCGGCCAGGTCGGCGGCGAACCCGTCCGCCTTCCAGGCCCGGTCGGCGGTGGCCCGCATGGTCTCCAGCAGCAGTTCCAGCGCCGCGCCGTCGCGCATGGTGACCTTGCGGCCGAGCAGGTCGAGGGCCTGGATGCCGTGGGTGCCCTCGTGGATGGCGTTGAGCCGGTTGTCCCGCCAGTGCTGCTCCACGTCGTAGTCGCGGGTGTAGCCGTAGCCGCCGTGCACCTGGATGGCCAGGTCGTTGGCGGCCAGGCACCACTGAGACGGCCAGCTCTTGGCGATCGGGGTGAGCAGCTCCAGCAGCAGGTGCGCCCGCTCCCGGTCGGCCTCGGCGGGCGCGGTCTTCTCCTCGTCGAGCAGCCGTCCGCAGTAGAGGACGAGCGCGAGCGCGCCCTCCACGTAGCTCTTCTGGGCCAGCAGCATCCGGCGTACGTCGGGGTGCGCGATGATCGGCACCTGCGGCGTGGTGGGGTCCTTGTCGGCCACCGGGCGGCCCTGCGGCCTCTGCCGGGCGTACGCGACGGACTTCAGGTAGCCGGTGTAGCCGAGCGCGGTGGCGCCGGCCCCGATGCCGATGCGCGCCTCGTTCATCATGTGGAACATCAGCGCCAGCCCGTGGTGCGGCGTGCCGACCAGGTAGCCGACCGCGCCGGCCCGCCCGTATGGCCGGTGCACGCCCTCGCCGAAGGTCAGCAGCGTGTTCGTGGTGCCCCGGTAGCCGAGCTTGTGGTTGAGCCCGACCAGCACCACGTCGTTGCGCGGGCCGAGCGCGCCGTCGTCGTCGAGGAGCACCTTGGGTACGACGAACAGGGACAGGCCCTTCACGCCGGGCGGCCCGCCGGGGATGCGGGCCAGCACCAGGTGGACGATGTTCTCGGCCAGCTCGTGGTCCCCCGCGGAGATCCACATCTTGGTGCCGGTGAGCCGGTAGGTGCCGTCGTCCTGCGGCTCGGCGCGGGTGGTGAGGTCGGCCAGGGAGCTGCCGGCCTGCGGCTCGGACAGGCACATGGTGCCGAAGAACCGGCCCGCCACCATCGGGCGGACCCAGGTGTCGACCTGCTCAGCGCTGCCGTGGGCGAGCAGCAGGTTGGCGTTGCCGAGGGTGAGGAAGGGGTACGCCGAGGTGCCCACGTTGGCGGCCTGGAACCAGGCGAACGTGGCGGCGGCCACCGCGTGCGGGAGTTGCATCCCGCCGACCGACTCGTCGAGCGTGGCGGCGAACAGGCCGGTGCCGGCGAACGCCTCTAGCGCGGCCTTGACCTGCGGGATGGTGCGCACGTGTCCACCGTCGACGGTGGGTTCGGCCGTGTCGGCGGCGCGGTTGTGCGGCGCGAAGCGTTCGGTGGCGACCCGTGCGGCGAGGTCGAGCACCGCGTCGAACGTCTCCCGGGAGTGCTCGGCGTAGCGGGGCCGTTCGGTCAGCCGGGTCACGTCCAGCCAGTCGTACAGCAGGAACGCCAGGTCACGGCGAGACAGCAGCAGGTCGGACGACGACAACGGGGTTCCTTCCGTCGTACCCGGATACGGGATCGGTCCGGGAAGTCAGGTGCCAGCCGTCCGTCAGGGGCGTGCCTGAGTCTGACCGCAGGCCGGGTCGACCCGGACCCGGCCGGTAGTTGGATTCCTCGGCGAACGGATTACCACCTGTGGACAACGTTCTCTCGAAAGTATCGCCCATCTGCGCCGCGTTCGCGCTGGCCACGCTGATCGGCGCATCCCCCGCCCTCGCCGCGGAGGCGGCCCCGGCGCCGGACCTGCCGCCGGCGCTCGCCCCGCTGACCGCGCTCTACCAGACCGCGGCGTGCGACCCCGACGGTCCCACCGGGGCCGACGGCACGCTCGCGACCCAGCTCAACTCGCGGTTGAACGCCGACATGCGCGGCTACATGTCGGCGTATCGCGTCTCCTGCGCCCGGGAGGTGGTCGAGGCGGTGCGGGACCGGGGGCTCTCCTCCCGCGCGGCGGTCATCGCGATCACCACCGTGATCGTCGAGACCCATCTGCAGAACATCAGCGAGGAGGTGGACCACACCAGCCTCGGTCTGTTCCAGCAGCAGGAGTGGTGGGGCACCCGGGCGCAGCGGCTGAACCCGGACTACGCCACGAACGCCTTCCTCGACGCGATGGTGCGGAAGTATCCCAGCGGGAGCTGGGCCAGCGCCCCGATCGGCGAGGTCTGCCAGGCGGTGCAGGTGTCGGCCTATCCAGACCGTTACCAGGCGCAGGCATCGGACGCGCAGATCATCGTCGACAGCCTCTGGAATGTCCCCGCCCCTCGTCTCGAGGACATTCCGGTGTCGGGTGACTGGAACGGCGACGGCACCGACACCGTCGGCGTCTACCGCCCCTCCAACTCCACCTTCTATCTCCGCGACACCAACAGCGGGCCCGCCACCCGCGTCTTCAAATTCGGCCACGGACCCTCCGGCGACATCCCCGTCGCCGGCGACTGGAACAACGACGGCAAGGACACCGTCGGCGTCTTCCGCCCCAGCAACTCCACCTGGTACCTCACCAACGGCACCACCACCGACGCCCAGTTCATCTTCGGCCACGGCGGATCCGGCGACATCCCCGTCGCCGGCGACTGGAACAACGACGGCTACGACTCCGTCGGCGTCTTCCGCCCCAGCAACTCCACCTGGTACCTCACCAACGGCACCACCACCACCGACCACCAGTTCATCTTCGGCCACGGCGGATCCGGCGACCTCCCCGTCACCGGCGACTGGAACAACAACGGCACAGACACCGTCGGCGTCTTCCGCCCCAGCAACTCCACCTGGTACCTCACCAACGGCACCACCACCACCGACCACCAATTCATCTACGGCCACGGCGGATCCGGCGACCTCCCCGTCACCGGCGACTGGAACAACAACGGCACAGACACCGTCGGCGTCCGCCGCCCCGACAACAACACCGTCTACCTCCGCAACACCAACAACGCCGGAGCCGTAGACATCCAATTCATCTACGGCATCTGACCGACACGCGGAACGGCGGGACCCGGCACCCCCGCCGGGTCCCGCCGCCGTGGTGACCGGGCCAACCGCGCCTCGATCGCCTCGCAGGCGCGTTCCCGGTCCGGTAGCGGCGTCGTCCCGAGCAACTCGCGGAGCGCCCTGCCGTGCCGGCCGGCCGTTTCCGTCTCGCCCAGGCAGATCGCCGCCCGGGCCTGCACGATGAGAGCGTCGGCGTGCAGTGGCCGGTAGGCGTTGCGCGAGGCGATCTGGAGCGCCTCCGTCCCGGCCCGATATGCCTGCTCGGCGGCGTCGCTCAGCAGGGCCGCTTCGGCGACGCCGATGGTCGACTGGCACTCGAAGTATTGAAAGCCGCGGCTCCGGCTGATCGACAGACTCTCGATGAACCGGGCTTGGGCCTCCTCGACGGCGCGGCTGCCGAGCAACGCGTACCCCAGGGTGTTGAGGGTGGCCGCCTCGGCCCGCAGGTTGCGCTGTTTGCGGGCGAGCCGCAACGCCTCGGCGGCGTTGTTCACCGCGGGCACCCATTCGTGCAACTGGCGGTCGAGTTGGCTCAGCTCGTCGAGGACCGACAGCTCGCGCAGGGTCGAGCCGGTACGTCGGTAGTAGTCGAGCGCGGCTTCGAAGTGGGCACGGGCCGGCTCGAAGTCTTCCATCTGCCGCAGGACCATCGCCAGGTTGTGCCGGTTCGCCATCGCCGACAGGTGCCGCGCCGACCTCTCGTTCAACCGTTGGGCCGCCCTCAGGTGGTCGGCCGCCTCGGTGAGTTGCCCCCGTTCGTGGCACAGGGTGCCCAGGTCGTTCAACGTCACCGCCCGCACGTGATGGAACTCCGGACCGCCGCCGAGATCCAGTGCCCGCTGGTAGAGCTCCTGTGCCTCGGCGGGCCGACCCAGCTCGGCCTGGACGAGCCCGAGGTTGTGCGACAGGTATGCCTCGCCGACGTGCCAGCCGCTGGCGCGGGCGGCGGCGATGCCCCGGCGGTAGTCGTCGGCGGCGAGGTGGTGCTTGCCGGCCGCCCAGTGCGCCTGCCCGATGGTCTGGTGCATGGCGGCCTGGGCCCGCACGTCACCCGCGGCCTGCGCGGCGGCCAGCCCGGCCGCCCCGCTCGCGAGCCAGGCGACCAGGTCGCCCGAGACGAAGAAGTAGCCGCGGAGCTGGTCGGCCAGCTCCCACGACCGTGCGCCGTGCCCGTCCGCCGGTGCGGCTTCGACGGCGGCGATGAGGTTGCCCACCTCCTCGCCGAGCCACGCCGTCGCGGCATCGACGTCGGGGAACGGGTACGGTGTCGGCTCGACGTCGATCGGCAACCGCACCATGTCGGCGTAGACCAGGCTCATCGCGGAGGCGGTCCGCGCGAGATACCAGGTGTAGAGGCGGCCCAGCGCGGCGGCGCGGTCGACGGATGCCCCCCGGGTCTCACCGTCCCGCAGCGCATAGAGTCGCAGCAGGTCGTGGTAGCGGTAGCGACGGTCCGCGCAGCCGGGCTGGAGCAGGTTCTCCGCGACGAGGTGGTCGAGCGCCGCGCGGACGGCCCGCGGCTCGACGCCGAGCAGCGCGGCGACCGCGTCGGCCGAGAAGCTCTCCCCCGGGATCAGCGCGGCCGTGCCGAACACCTCGGCCGCCGTCGGCGGCAGGTCACGGCAACTGATCGCGAAGCTGCTCGTCACGGTGCGGTCGCCGAGGCTCAGTCGGGCGAGCCGCGACCGCTCGTCGGTGAGTCCCCGCACCACCTCGGCGATCATGCTCTCTCGGCGGCCCGCCAACCGGCCCGCCACCAGCCGCACCGCGATCGGCAACCGGCCGCACGCCTCGACCAGCGCCTCGGCGTCCCGACGCTCGGTCCGGACGCGGGTCTCCCCCAGCGCTGCCCGCAGCAGGCCCAGTGCCTCCGTCGGCGTGAACACCGCCAGGGGCGTCGCGCCGGCGCCGTCCAACTCCTCGCACCGGTTACGACTGGTGACAAGCACCGCGCTTCCGCCCGGACCCGGCAGCAGCAGGCGGACCTGGGCGGCGTTGTGCGCGTTGTCGAGCACGACAAGCACCCGCCGGTCGGCGAGGACGCTCCGGTAGAGCGCGGCGGCCTCCCGCTCGTCGCCGGGGACGGACCGCGCCTCGACGCCGAGCGCCCGCAGCAGCCGGGCCAGGGCGTACGCCACCGGTACCGGCCGGTCGTCGCTGCCACGCAGGTCGATGTAGAGCTGACCGTCCGGGAAGTCGCGGCGCACCTCCCAGGCCGCCATCAGGGCGAGGCTGGTCTTGCCGACACCGGCCATGCCGGAGATGACGTGGACGGCGGGTGATCCGCCACGCGGATAGCGCAGCGCCCGCTCGATCCCCCGGAGTTCGTCGGCGCGTCCGCAGAAGTCCGCCGGTGGCGCCGGGGTCTGCCGCGGCGTGACCGCACCGCCGCTCACCGGAGAGGTGCCGGCAGCGCGAACGTGCTCTCCGCTGACCACGGCCTGCCGGGCCTCGACCAGCTCGGCGCCGGGATCGATGCCCAGTTCGTCGGCGAGCCGGCGGCGGACGCTTTCGAACGCCTCGATCGCGGCGGCCTGCTGGCCGCAGGCCGCGAGCGCGACCACCAACCGCGCGTGCAGCGACTCGTGCCACGGGTACCGCCCGGCCAGGCGGCGCAGGAGTGGGAGGACCTGGCGTTGTTCGCCCACCACCTCCCCGAGTCGCGCCAGCCGGACGGCGATCTCCACGCGTTCCTCGGCCAGTGCCGTGACCAGCGGGTCCCCGGAGAGTTCCGGCACGTCCTGGACGACGTCGTCACCGCGCCACATGGTGGAGGCGTCGAGGAGCAGGTCGAAGGCGCGTCGGGGCGGGATGGTCGGCGCCGCGGCCTCGGCCACGCGGGACCGGTAGGCCACGAGATCGAGTTGCTCGCCGTCGACGTGCAGCCGGTAGCCACCCGAGTCGAGGGTCACCGCGGGCGTCGGGTCGGGCTGGCGCCTCGGCTCCAGCAGACGACGGATCCGGCTCACATGGGTCTGCACCACGTTGGCCGCCGACGGCGGTGGCCGCTCCCCCCACAGCAGGTGGATCAGCTCGTCCCGGTTGACCGGCCGGCCGGGTTCCAGCGCGAGGCGGGCCAGCACGACACGGTGCCGGCCGGCGCGGAGATTGACGGGCCGACCGGCACGGGTGACGAGCAGCGGCCCCAGCGCCCAAAGTCGGGCCGGGCCGGGCGCCTCGACCCGGGCGCGCTGCGGCGGCCGGGCGAGCTGGGTGAACCGCTCGCGGTCCTCGTGGTGCAGCCCCAACGCGTCCGCGAGGGCGCGCAGTGAGCGGCCCCGCGGCCTCCCGCTGCGCCCCTGTTCGAGGTCGCGTACCACACCGACGCTGACCCCCGCCTGGTCCGCGAGGTCGGCCTGGGTCAGGCCACGGCCGACCCGCGCGCTCCGCAACAGGTCACCCAGGCCCTCATGTCTACGATCGTCCATTTCTGACTCCCCCGTGTTCGGACGGATCGTAGTACGAGGTCCACTACAGGATCTGTCCCTCCAGCGGTACGTCAGGAGCGCTCTCCACACTCGTCAGCAGGCGGGCGGCAGCTCGCCGACACGGGAGGAGAACACATTGCACTCATCCGCTCGACGGCGCGCGTCACTGGCGCGCCGTACCCTGGTGCCGGTGGCCGTGCTGGCCGCGACCGTGGTCGCGATGCCGATGCCGGCATCGGCCGCGCTCGACAGCACGGCGGCGCGCCTGGCCGCCACCACCGTGCCGGGCGACCCGGCGCTGCCCGAGTACCCCGGCCTGTCCCCGCGTCAGGGGGCGGCCGCCGCGGTGAGCACCACACCGGTGCCCTGCGACAGCAACGGCTCGGACAAGGACATGCGTCGGTCGGACGCGGTCAGCCGGGCCCGAAGCTGGCTCAGCGTGGGTGGCGTCCCCTACAGCCAGAGTCGCTGCTACAAGAACCAGTACGGTGACTACCGCACCGACTGCTCGGGCTTCGTCGCGATGGCGTGGGGTCTCGGCGGATCGGGAAGTTCCTTCTGGACCGGAAACCTGGACACCCGGTCGCACACGATCCCACGCGCCGACCTGGCGCCGGGCGACGCTCTGCTCCGGCACACCGGTGACCCCAGCGAGAACCACGTGGCGCTGTTCGTGAAGTGGGGCAACTCCGCGCACACCGAGCCGGTGGTCATCGAGCAGACGGGCAGCGCGGACACCATCGAGCGCACCTGGAGTTCCAGCTACGCCGGCCTCTACACCCCGGTCCGCTACGACAACATCCTGGAGGACGTGTCCCCGGAGGACATTCCGGTGTCGGGTGACTGGAACGGCGACGGCACCGACACCGTCGGCGTCTACCGCCCCTCCAACTCCACCTTCTATCTCCGCGACACCAACAGCGGCGACGCCACCCGCGTCTTCAAATTCGGCCACGGACCCTCC
The genomic region above belongs to Micromonospora sp. WMMD1128 and contains:
- a CDS encoding alpha/beta hydrolase → MSKPSGTPGGRRNIRTSAADGRELPLLVFEPVGTRPRAGVVLFHGGALREGSAAGLAPHCRRLAAHGIFAVSAGYRLLGRGAVSIDDCIADVRRAVERFGRLAASRGLEARHLASGGSSAGAHLALVAAMTAPTPGVAGVVTLNPAGLDLGALAPAMRRRLEQQIGIAAGRLVEYSLIEFVRPGHPPMQIHHGIRDEVEPIEAVRRFRDAMTRSGNECTLVEYAHAEHGFHYPGHGRDFDDVVDATARFLLDRLGSTV
- a CDS encoding acyl-CoA dehydrogenase, with translation MSSSDLLLSRRDLAFLLYDWLDVTRLTERPRYAEHSRETFDAVLDLAARVATERFAPHNRAADTAEPTVDGGHVRTIPQVKAALEAFAGTGLFAATLDESVGGMQLPHAVAAATFAWFQAANVGTSAYPFLTLGNANLLLAHGSAEQVDTWVRPMVAGRFFGTMCLSEPQAGSSLADLTTRAEPQDDGTYRLTGTKMWISAGDHELAENIVHLVLARIPGGPPGVKGLSLFVVPKVLLDDDGALGPRNDVVLVGLNHKLGYRGTTNTLLTFGEGVHRPYGRAGAVGYLVGTPHHGLALMFHMMNEARIGIGAGATALGYTGYLKSVAYARQRPQGRPVADKDPTTPQVPIIAHPDVRRMLLAQKSYVEGALALVLYCGRLLDEEKTAPAEADRERAHLLLELLTPIAKSWPSQWCLAANDLAIQVHGGYGYTRDYDVEQHWRDNRLNAIHEGTHGIQALDLLGRKVTMRDGAALELLLETMRATADRAWKADGFAADLAGRLATAVDRIAVVTRRLWAPGDPELALANASVYLAAVGHVVIAWMWLEQVLAVEASGSPADEFCAGKRAAARYFYRWELPTVTAQFDLLESLDRTTLDMRETWF
- a CDS encoding VCBS repeat-containing protein produces the protein MDNVLSKVSPICAAFALATLIGASPALAAEAAPAPDLPPALAPLTALYQTAACDPDGPTGADGTLATQLNSRLNADMRGYMSAYRVSCAREVVEAVRDRGLSSRAAVIAITTVIVETHLQNISEEVDHTSLGLFQQQEWWGTRAQRLNPDYATNAFLDAMVRKYPSGSWASAPIGEVCQAVQVSAYPDRYQAQASDAQIIVDSLWNVPAPRLEDIPVSGDWNGDGTDTVGVYRPSNSTFYLRDTNSGPATRVFKFGHGPSGDIPVAGDWNNDGKDTVGVFRPSNSTWYLTNGTTTDAQFIFGHGGSGDIPVAGDWNNDGYDSVGVFRPSNSTWYLTNGTTTTDHQFIFGHGGSGDLPVTGDWNNNGTDTVGVFRPSNSTWYLTNGTTTTDHQFIYGHGGSGDLPVTGDWNNNGTDTVGVRRPDNNTVYLRNTNNAGAVDIQFIYGI
- a CDS encoding BTAD domain-containing putative transcriptional regulator; this translates as MDDRRHEGLGDLLRSARVGRGLTQADLADQAGVSVGVVRDLEQGRSGRPRGRSLRALADALGLHHEDRERFTQLARPPQRARVEAPGPARLWALGPLLVTRAGRPVNLRAGRHRVVLARLALEPGRPVNRDELIHLLWGERPPPSAANVVQTHVSRIRRLLEPRRQPDPTPAVTLDSGGYRLHVDGEQLDLVAYRSRVAEAAAPTIPPRRAFDLLLDASTMWRGDDVVQDVPELSGDPLVTALAEERVEIAVRLARLGEVVGEQRQVLPLLRRLAGRYPWHESLHARLVVALAACGQQAAAIEAFESVRRRLADELGIDPGAELVEARQAVVSGEHVRAAGTSPVSGGAVTPRQTPAPPADFCGRADELRGIERALRYPRGGSPAVHVISGMAGVGKTSLALMAAWEVRRDFPDGQLYIDLRGSDDRPVPVAYALARLLRALGVEARSVPGDEREAAALYRSVLADRRVLVVLDNAHNAAQVRLLLPGPGGSAVLVTSRNRCEELDGAGATPLAVFTPTEALGLLRAALGETRVRTERRDAEALVEACGRLPIAVRLVAGRLAGRRESMIAEVVRGLTDERSRLARLSLGDRTVTSSFAISCRDLPPTAAEVFGTAALIPGESFSADAVAALLGVEPRAVRAALDHLVAENLLQPGCADRRYRYHDLLRLYALRDGETRGASVDRAAALGRLYTWYLARTASAMSLVYADMVRLPIDVEPTPYPFPDVDAATAWLGEEVGNLIAAVEAAPADGHGARSWELADQLRGYFFVSGDLVAWLASGAAGLAAAQAAGDVRAQAAMHQTIGQAHWAAGKHHLAADDYRRGIAAARASGWHVGEAYLSHNLGLVQAELGRPAEAQELYQRALDLGGGPEFHHVRAVTLNDLGTLCHERGQLTEAADHLRAAQRLNERSARHLSAMANRHNLAMVLRQMEDFEPARAHFEAALDYYRRTGSTLRELSVLDELSQLDRQLHEWVPAVNNAAEALRLARKQRNLRAEAATLNTLGYALLGSRAVEEAQARFIESLSISRSRGFQYFECQSTIGVAEAALLSDAAEQAYRAGTEALQIASRNAYRPLHADALIVQARAAICLGETETAGRHGRALRELLGTTPLPDRERACEAIEARLARSPRRRDPAGVPGPAVPRVGQMP